One part of the Coffea eugenioides isolate CCC68of chromosome 10, Ceug_1.0, whole genome shotgun sequence genome encodes these proteins:
- the LOC113750398 gene encoding protein NRT1/ PTR FAMILY 5.10-like → MASDSSQVISVKLDGTNLVIGKEVWKYVDSTVGKPTEGTEIMPTAATVNTWIGVVSLVPVFRAFLADSFLGLYRSVIFASILYISVGALIFYFPLHLFSNLQNVTFQGLRFLTLSATITPIVSRGSTSPGRTKNEAEPDMHIQILFFGSLYLVALAQGYSTFLQAFGGDQFDGKRPEESKAKSSFFNWWLGVMGIGPIAAHLILNYIQDNISWEIGSGIPCLAMIVGLILLLLGRRTYQFSSTIGDEGESPCSRITKRFAKGISALHIVDPASSSGESSQNYMFLNGELPSADDDSTDNNATSSITKEIKQVLRLHPIWITSLSYAIAYAQA, encoded by the exons ATGGCTTCTGACTCAAGTCAGGTTATCTCGGTGAAGTTAGATGGCACCAATTTGGTAATAGGTAAAGAAGTTTGGAAGTATGTTGATTCAACGGTAGGGAAACCAACTGAAGGGACTGAAATTATGCCAA CTGCTGCTACTGTCAATACATGGATTGGCGTAGTTTCTCTTGTACCAGTTTTTAGAGCATTTTTGGCCGATTCGTTCCTTGGCCTCTACAGATCAGTCATCTTTGCTTCCATTCTCTACATCTCAGTTGGTGCCTTAATTTTCTATTTCCCTTTACATCTTTTCAGCAATTTACAGAATGTAACATTTCAGGGACTTAGGTTTTTGACCCTTTCAGCAACCATTACTCCAATAGTGAGCAGAGGTTCGACCTCTCCTGGTAGAACCAAGAATGAAGCAGAGCCTGATATGCATatccaaattttgttttttggcTCATTATATTTGGTTGCACTAGCACAAGGATATAGCACATTTCTTCAAGCCTTTGGAGGCGATCAATTTGATGGAAAACGTCCAGAAGAAAGCAAAGCCAAGAGCTCATTTTTTAACTGGTGGCTTGGCGTCATGGGCATTGGTCCTATAGCAGCACACCTGATCTTAAACTACATCCAAGACAACATAAGTTGGGAAATCGGCTCTGGGATTCCATGTCTGGCCATGATTGTTGGGCTCATCCTATTATTACTGGGACGTAGAACTTATCAATTTTCAAGCACAATAGGTGATGAAGGAGAGAGCCCTTGTAGCAGGATTACTAAGCGATTTGCGAAAGGCATCAGTGCTTTGCACATTGTAGATCCAGCATCAAGCAGTGGAGAAAGCTCTCAGAATTACAT GTTTCTCAATGGTGAATTGCCTTCTGCAGATGATGATTCAACTGACAACAATGCAACCTCTAGCATaaccaaagaaataaagcaagtCCTAAGGCTGCACCCTATATGGATTACTTCTTTATCCTATGCAATTGCATATGCTCAAGCTTGA